The following proteins are encoded in a genomic region of Catenulispora sp. GP43:
- a CDS encoding ADP-ribosylglycohydrolase family protein gives MTATGSMFGLAFGDCMGKPTEFQRFEEIVRLYGPQGPSDLPAGGLVTDDTQMALAVADALLEQPGGADLAVEPFTASLIEHFLAWAKSPDNNRAPGMTCLRAIGNLGNGLPWPQATQRGSKGCGANMRVTPIGLLPDVPETTIAGAAQLQAALTHGHATGLAASDLTACATRWLAQGMAPSDLVPALRERCQEQRRIYHGDWLGDELWRVPMRNSPEDFIEAGWVECGMILGVLAKAAQNPDPALDPCDYTGEGWIAEEALATALLCFLMYSDEPVRALGRAAATGGDSDSIAALAGAFLGARHGIEAFPAAWPERIEYRERLARSGAAWDVGRA, from the coding sequence ATGACAGCGACCGGTTCGATGTTCGGGCTCGCGTTCGGGGACTGTATGGGCAAGCCCACGGAGTTCCAACGGTTCGAGGAGATCGTGCGGCTGTACGGCCCGCAGGGTCCTTCCGACCTTCCGGCCGGCGGCCTGGTCACGGACGACACGCAGATGGCGCTGGCTGTCGCCGATGCCCTGCTGGAGCAGCCCGGCGGCGCCGATCTGGCGGTGGAGCCGTTCACCGCCTCGTTGATCGAGCACTTCCTGGCGTGGGCGAAGTCGCCGGACAACAACCGGGCGCCGGGTATGACCTGTCTGCGTGCCATCGGCAACCTCGGCAACGGCCTGCCGTGGCCGCAAGCCACGCAGCGCGGCTCGAAGGGGTGTGGCGCGAACATGCGCGTGACCCCGATCGGCCTGCTGCCGGATGTGCCGGAGACGACCATCGCCGGCGCCGCGCAGTTGCAGGCGGCCCTGACCCACGGCCACGCGACCGGCCTGGCCGCCTCGGATCTGACCGCTTGCGCGACACGCTGGCTGGCGCAGGGGATGGCGCCGTCGGATCTGGTTCCGGCGCTGCGGGAACGCTGTCAGGAACAGCGGCGTATCTACCACGGGGACTGGCTCGGCGATGAGTTGTGGCGGGTGCCGATGCGGAACTCGCCGGAGGACTTCATCGAGGCCGGCTGGGTCGAGTGCGGCATGATCCTCGGCGTGCTGGCCAAGGCGGCGCAGAACCCGGATCCGGCGCTGGACCCGTGTGACTACACCGGTGAGGGATGGATCGCCGAGGAGGCGCTGGCGACCGCGCTGCTGTGCTTCCTCATGTACTCCGACGAGCCGGTGCGTGCACTGGGCCGGGCTGCGGCCACCGGCGGCGACTCGGACTCGATCGCGGCGCTGGCCGGGGCTTTCCTGGGGGCGCGGCACGGGATCGAGGCGTTCCCGGCGGCCTGGCCGGAGCGGATCGAGTACCGGGAGCGGCTGGCCCGGTCCGGCGCCGCATGGGATGTGGGGCGAGCGTGA
- a CDS encoding N-acetyltransferase family protein — MTESLILRDATAADLPAIVAMLADDKLGSTREDPEDMAPYLAAFAELDADPNQRLIVAERAGVAVGTFQLTFIPGVAQQGLKRAMIESVRVATSERGSGLGTQMMQWAIEQSKNAGCKQVQLTSNAQRPDAHRFYERLGFVPSHVGFKLKLG, encoded by the coding sequence ATGACCGAGTCCTTGATCCTTCGTGACGCCACCGCCGCCGATCTGCCCGCCATCGTCGCCATGCTCGCCGACGACAAGCTCGGCTCCACCCGCGAGGACCCCGAGGACATGGCGCCCTACCTCGCGGCCTTCGCAGAGCTCGACGCCGACCCGAACCAGCGCCTGATCGTCGCCGAACGCGCCGGCGTCGCCGTCGGTACGTTCCAGCTCACGTTCATCCCCGGCGTGGCCCAGCAGGGACTCAAGCGCGCGATGATCGAGAGCGTGCGCGTCGCCACCAGCGAGCGCGGCAGCGGCCTGGGCACGCAGATGATGCAGTGGGCCATCGAGCAGTCGAAGAACGCCGGGTGCAAGCAGGTGCAGCTCACCTCGAACGCCCAGCGTCCCGACGCGCACCGGTTCTACGAGCGGCTCGGATTCGTGCCCTCGCACGTGGGCTTCAAGCTGAAGCTCGGCTGA
- a CDS encoding alpha/beta fold hydrolase — protein sequence MPKAPANGVELEYDTFGDPSAPPLVLIMGLGTQMIAWPEPFCQAIADEGFHVVRFDNRDCGLSTILDVPPPSFGDLLGGDTSGVPYQMSDLSGDVAGLLDALGYESAHIVGLSMGGMIAQQFAIDHPGRLRTLCSIMSTTGAHDVGQPSAEVITLLLSPAATNREEAIDRGQKMFETVGSPAYPTPTVELQARIGEAYDRSFTPAGSARQLACIVASPDRTAGLAAVSVPSAVVHGDSDKLVDVSGGRATAAALGIEPLIIPGAGHDLPEELWPTYVEAIVANARKGA from the coding sequence ATGCCCAAGGCCCCAGCGAACGGCGTCGAGCTCGAGTACGACACGTTCGGCGATCCGAGCGCCCCGCCGCTGGTGCTGATCATGGGGCTGGGCACGCAGATGATCGCGTGGCCGGAGCCGTTCTGCCAGGCCATCGCCGACGAGGGCTTCCACGTCGTCCGCTTCGACAACCGCGACTGCGGCCTGTCCACGATCCTGGACGTGCCCCCGCCCAGCTTCGGTGACCTGCTCGGCGGCGACACCTCCGGCGTCCCCTACCAGATGTCCGACCTGTCTGGCGACGTCGCCGGCCTGCTCGACGCGCTCGGGTACGAATCCGCGCACATCGTCGGCCTGTCGATGGGCGGCATGATCGCGCAGCAGTTCGCCATCGACCACCCGGGCCGGCTGCGCACCCTGTGCTCGATCATGTCCACCACCGGCGCCCACGACGTCGGGCAGCCCTCGGCCGAGGTGATCACGCTGCTGCTGAGCCCGGCCGCGACCAACCGCGAGGAGGCGATCGACCGCGGGCAGAAGATGTTCGAGACCGTCGGCTCCCCGGCCTACCCGACGCCGACCGTCGAGCTGCAGGCCCGCATTGGCGAGGCGTACGATCGTTCCTTCACGCCCGCCGGCTCCGCGCGCCAACTCGCCTGCATCGTCGCCTCGCCCGACCGCACCGCGGGGCTGGCCGCAGTCAGCGTGCCCAGCGCCGTCGTCCACGGCGACTCCGACAAGCTCGTCGACGTCAGCGGCGGCCGTGCCACCGCCGCCGCGCTCGGGATCGAGCCGCTGATCATCCCCGGCGCCGGCCACGATCTGCCCGAGGAACTGTGGCCGACCTACGTCGAGGCGATCGTCGCCAACGCACGTAAGGGCGCCTGA
- a CDS encoding GNAT family N-acetyltransferase, with protein MADEQLLTAARQLWTDIAAAPVAFPDRGVSVVASPRSGICPAGWIGLVLLGDSGIGTAPDQVSADEIGARLADHTPQSLYDPANAAQALPAAEMIGPVTLAYLAADRFRPFPGPTVEQLPVDHPDLRALEQRCTPEERAEVSIGQLTSPAFGIRDCGEIIAAAGYVAWPRRTAHMAILTAPRARGRGLAKVAASSAIEHALTAGMVPQWRARVPASLRVAEALGFAEVGVQIRARLG; from the coding sequence ATGGCCGACGAACAGCTGCTCACGGCTGCCCGGCAGCTGTGGACGGACATCGCCGCGGCCCCGGTCGCCTTCCCGGATCGGGGGGTCAGCGTTGTCGCCTCGCCCCGATCCGGGATATGCCCTGCGGGCTGGATCGGCCTGGTATTACTAGGGGACAGCGGGATCGGCACTGCCCCCGACCAGGTGAGCGCCGACGAAATCGGCGCACGCCTCGCCGATCACACACCGCAGAGTCTCTACGACCCGGCGAACGCGGCGCAGGCCCTACCGGCCGCCGAGATGATCGGGCCGGTGACCCTGGCATATCTCGCGGCGGACCGGTTCCGGCCGTTCCCGGGGCCGACCGTCGAGCAACTCCCCGTCGACCACCCCGACCTGCGGGCGCTTGAACAGCGGTGCACCCCGGAGGAACGCGCCGAGGTGAGCATCGGCCAGCTCACGTCACCGGCGTTCGGGATCCGCGACTGCGGCGAGATCATCGCCGCCGCCGGCTATGTGGCATGGCCGCGCCGAACGGCACACATGGCGATCCTGACCGCACCCCGAGCTCGCGGGCGCGGGCTGGCGAAGGTGGCGGCGTCCAGCGCGATCGAACACGCTCTCACAGCCGGCATGGTGCCGCAGTGGCGGGCGCGGGTGCCGGCCTCGTTGCGGGTCGCGGAGGCGCTGGGGTTCGCCGAGGTCGGAGTACAGATCAGGGCCAGGCTCGGCTGA
- a CDS encoding methylated-DNA--[protein]-cysteine S-methyltransferase translates to MLTALLDTPIGTLNIGASARGLRLVQFPRDRERDQPFATGEQGAKPDRIAQAQLDEAVLQLTEYFDGDRTEFDIALDWYGVNGLRLTVLKLLAEVPFGETVTYGDLAKGSGAGVTASQAVGGIMGSNPLPIVVPCHRVLAADGLGGFGGGLRTKEWLLAWEGVMPPALDWGV, encoded by the coding sequence ATGCTGACCGCTTTGCTGGACACCCCGATCGGCACGCTCAACATCGGGGCGAGCGCCCGCGGCCTGCGCCTGGTGCAGTTCCCGCGCGACCGCGAGCGGGACCAGCCCTTCGCCACCGGCGAGCAGGGCGCCAAGCCCGACCGCATCGCGCAGGCCCAACTCGACGAGGCGGTCCTGCAGCTGACGGAGTACTTCGACGGCGACCGCACCGAGTTCGACATCGCCCTGGACTGGTACGGCGTGAACGGCCTGCGCCTGACGGTCCTCAAGCTCCTGGCCGAGGTCCCCTTCGGCGAGACGGTGACCTACGGCGACTTGGCGAAGGGTTCGGGGGCCGGTGTGACGGCCTCGCAGGCGGTCGGCGGGATCATGGGCAGCAATCCGCTGCCGATCGTCGTGCCCTGCCACCGGGTGCTGGCCGCCGACGGTCTGGGCGGATTCGGCGGCGGGCTGCGGACGAAGGAGTGGCTGCTGGCGTGGGAGGGCGTGATGCCGCCGGCGCTGGATTGGGGTGTCTGA